In the Streptomyces sp. NBC_00525 genome, one interval contains:
- a CDS encoding NYN domain-containing protein, with translation MNDPEIGERLDRTNALLERVLAEVSKTPSTHAIFVDAGYVYAAAGLLVTGTEDRRSFDLDAEGLIEAFIDKARTIFADSRLLRVYWYDGARRRIHTAEQQAIAELPDVKVRLGNLNSNNQQKGVDSLIRTDLESLARHRAISDAALVGGDEDLVSAVEAAQGYGARVHLWGIEAGEGHNQAEPLLWEVDSRRTFDLDFCSPYVTRRAVTTYEEDAPAPSREEVRLVGVRIATAWLAARGRDSLAELLPGHPFLPGPVDQDLLHEAERLLQRSLRGHPPLRRALRDGFWQHLQSQY, from the coding sequence ATGAACGACCCGGAGATCGGCGAGCGCCTGGACCGCACCAACGCCCTGCTCGAACGCGTACTCGCCGAGGTCTCGAAGACCCCCTCCACCCACGCGATCTTCGTCGACGCGGGCTATGTGTACGCCGCCGCCGGGCTGCTCGTCACCGGCACCGAGGACCGGCGCTCCTTCGACCTCGACGCCGAGGGGCTGATCGAGGCGTTCATCGACAAGGCCCGCACCATCTTCGCGGACAGCCGGCTGCTGCGCGTGTACTGGTACGACGGCGCCAGACGCCGTATCCACACCGCCGAACAGCAGGCCATCGCCGAACTCCCCGACGTCAAGGTCCGACTCGGCAACCTCAACTCCAACAACCAGCAGAAGGGCGTCGACTCCCTCATCCGCACCGACCTGGAGTCGCTGGCCCGCCACCGCGCCATCAGCGACGCCGCGCTCGTCGGCGGCGACGAGGACCTGGTGTCCGCCGTGGAGGCCGCCCAGGGCTACGGCGCCCGCGTCCATCTGTGGGGCATCGAGGCCGGCGAGGGGCACAATCAGGCGGAGCCGCTGCTCTGGGAAGTGGACAGCCGGCGCACCTTCGACCTGGACTTCTGCAGCCCGTACGTGACCAGACGCGCCGTCACCACCTACGAGGAGGACGCCCCCGCGCCCTCCCGCGAGGAGGTCCGGCTCGTCGGGGTGCGGATCGCCACGGCCTGGCTCGCCGCACGCGGCCGCGATTCCCTGGCGGAACTGCTGCCCGGCCACCCGTTCCTGCCGGGCCCGGTCGACCAGGACCTGCTGCACGAGGCCGAACGGCTCCTCCAGCGCTCCCTGCGCGGCCACCCGCCCCTGCGCAGAGCCCTGCGCGACGGCTTCTGGCAGCACCTCCAGTCGCAGTACTGA